The Sulfurospirillum tamanense genome includes a region encoding these proteins:
- a CDS encoding ATP-grasp domain-containing protein has product MARNSKLPTLGLLYLDYVLQFFDTSNFKGWPDKIEKVTYHWGNDKARLIAEIKRKKIDVLIGNVPATAYETFRDISLALPHVRFVPSLDTQFSNKSKENVTRFAWKYKIPVPKTRIFYNPEEGEAFLKKAHYPKIIKKSYGPSNYGGYFVHKVDSFNEATALFKAKKYYPMYIQDFIPMEADIRVMLIGHKPVCAFWRRPPEGKWLTNTSQGGSMDYHDVPKKVLDLAVRVSKAAKAEYWACDVAYGKDGKVRILECATAFAAFPYIRDWIGQYLMWKFSDGRFPKPHIPVYNWEELSKINKSLLRTMRHITFGAYSPSYDGGYFGKKKKVLVDGEYYLHALDEHYAMENTLETGTQEWPSQTWNYQGKFALKPVRSTEVVMTPITPSDEAQESPAQFKKILGKKALKKLLTSIEGVGEKKFDRILEMYGSPEAVAEALNQGGTSLEHIKGLTTKIQKKILTLWEEWHQKG; this is encoded by the coding sequence ATGGCACGCAACAGTAAATTACCAACGCTTGGGCTTTTGTATTTGGATTATGTTTTACAGTTTTTTGATACCTCAAATTTCAAAGGCTGGCCCGATAAAATCGAAAAAGTGACGTACCATTGGGGAAATGACAAGGCGCGTCTCATTGCGGAGATTAAACGCAAAAAAATCGACGTGCTTATCGGCAATGTGCCCGCTACCGCCTACGAAACCTTTCGAGACATCAGCCTTGCCCTGCCTCATGTGCGGTTTGTGCCCTCCTTGGATACGCAGTTTTCCAACAAATCCAAAGAAAACGTCACGCGTTTTGCATGGAAGTACAAAATCCCTGTGCCTAAAACCCGCATCTTTTACAACCCCGAAGAGGGTGAGGCATTTTTGAAAAAAGCCCACTACCCTAAAATCATCAAAAAATCCTACGGCCCTTCTAATTATGGTGGCTATTTTGTCCACAAAGTAGACAGCTTTAATGAGGCAACAGCGCTTTTTAAAGCCAAAAAATACTACCCCATGTACATCCAAGATTTCATCCCCATGGAAGCAGACATTCGCGTCATGCTCATCGGCCACAAGCCCGTGTGTGCCTTTTGGCGTCGTCCGCCTGAGGGAAAATGGCTCACCAACACTTCCCAAGGAGGTTCGATGGATTACCACGACGTGCCCAAAAAAGTCCTTGATTTGGCCGTGCGCGTCAGCAAAGCGGCCAAGGCAGAATACTGGGCATGTGATGTGGCTTACGGGAAAGACGGGAAAGTGCGCATCCTTGAGTGTGCCACAGCTTTTGCGGCTTTTCCTTACATCCGTGATTGGATTGGACAGTATTTGATGTGGAAATTTAGCGACGGGCGTTTCCCTAAGCCTCACATTCCTGTTTACAACTGGGAAGAGCTTAGCAAAATCAACAAATCTTTGCTTCGCACCATGCGCCATATCACCTTTGGGGCGTATAGCCCAAGTTATGATGGAGGATATTTTGGCAAAAAGAAAAAAGTCTTAGTAGACGGCGAGTATTATCTGCATGCGCTTGATGAGCACTACGCGATGGAAAACACCCTCGAAACGGGAACGCAGGAGTGGCCAAGCCAAACGTGGAATTATCAAGGTAAATTTGCCCTCAAACCTGTGCGCTCTACGGAAGTTGTCATGACGCCGATAACGCCAAGTGACGAGGCACAAGAATCGCCCGCACAATTCAAAAAAATACTGGGTAAAAAAGCTCTCAAAAAATTGCTCACCTCCATCGAAGGGGTAGGGGAGAAAAAATTTGACCGTATTTTAGAAATGTACGGTAGCCCCGAAGCAGTGGCCGAGGCCTTAAACCAAGGCGGCACCTCTCTTGAACACATTAAGGGATTAACCACTAAAATACAAAAGAAAATTCTTACCCTTTGGGAAGAGTGGCACCAGAAAGGCTAA
- a CDS encoding AraC family transcriptional regulator produces the protein MMPSLLHNTVFENITDSNGAFTRHFHNTYTIGLTHAGLFKSTKERTSCDAYAYSTRIINPQEVHCGDSYAWQYTNFYPQAELLIDMYAQLYGERKLPLFAQHIVQDAHLYTLLKTFFHSVYAYEAPMESETKLIRALSYLIRTYAHVNRTKVPDLGDKTAVHTAKAYIQENLSEELSLDDLSTQTHLSKYHFLRVFAKDTGLTPHQYIIMERVSRAKELTLGGRSLAQASVEAGFSDQSHFIRSFRRMYGYAPKELLNKRNFILYPSHFSR, from the coding sequence ATGATGCCTTCACTTCTTCACAACACGGTTTTTGAAAACATCACCGACTCCAACGGCGCTTTTACGCGCCATTTTCATAACACCTACACCATCGGGCTTACGCACGCAGGGCTATTTAAGTCCACTAAAGAGCGCACATCTTGTGATGCTTACGCTTACTCAACGCGCATCATTAACCCCCAAGAGGTACATTGCGGTGACTCCTACGCATGGCAATACACCAACTTCTACCCTCAAGCAGAGTTACTCATCGATATGTATGCGCAACTTTACGGAGAGCGAAAACTGCCATTGTTTGCCCAACACATCGTGCAGGATGCGCACTTATACACGCTACTTAAAACGTTTTTTCACAGCGTGTACGCTTACGAAGCACCCATGGAGAGCGAAACCAAACTCATCCGCGCCCTTTCGTACCTCATCCGCACTTACGCCCATGTCAACAGAACGAAAGTGCCCGACCTTGGGGACAAAACCGCCGTACATACGGCTAAAGCCTACATCCAAGAGAACTTAAGCGAAGAGCTCTCTTTAGACGACCTCTCGACTCAAACGCACCTCAGCAAGTACCATTTTTTGCGGGTGTTTGCCAAAGACACGGGACTCACGCCCCACCAGTACATCATCATGGAGCGGGTCTCGCGCGCTAAAGAGCTCACCCTTGGCGGACGCTCTTTGGCACAAGCGAGCGTGGAGGCGGGGTTTAGCGACCAGTCCCACTTCATCCGCAGTTTTCGCAGGATGTACGGCTACGCGCCCAAAGAACTTTTAAACAAGCGCAATTTTATTCTATACCCTTCGCATTTTTCGCGCTAA
- a CDS encoding M14 family zinc carboxypeptidase, which translates to MKKQYRSYEQTCEFLKECVRRYPSLISLESLGKTWENRDIILAKITLHVEHADLKPALLYTGTIHAREWIGNELGVSFIEYLLGHYDTNPMVLEVLTKNTLYIVPCLNPDGFEYSRKHFSFWRKNRRNNGDGTFGVDLNRNFSVGFQKVSDTSSNVYSGPAPFSEPETQAIKAFVDAHENITIALDYHSQGNVFFPAHKFNHEAEIEGTDLNTLCANMNYHIRKATGRKYGIHRGKPPKKLISGSGREYYYNKGIIATVVEVGTRNIPDFMQNMRESIHENIPALLYALSEAHNYSTNAPRRPENFLLQHKTSQEVTLAWEYPCKKDIYFQLFRNTENKEACNESSLVGVTKNHHFTDIELSSGTNYFYYIRAVDNITGVKSAFAPKMRVQTLLDSTEFHRTIFPTPSDVGYTAEFTKEQNRAHFGRNSLFIGINETKGISYGVIDFKLDTLPQNAIIKEAYLSLYPLNRVNAKIEKFGEWSVSLIDRESVGDITDFDHISQSTVIQTIGTTMPSETLTQGIWSHWKFNEYERRLLETQLQTHNALLLKISGPTKLPLGRDSQMMMFDLGYGNFGGGIHYRPNLFIKYTLPSQSLQIPVNAIATVSLDYTKNHQLSCGFDKENQKIYGYMEFSLDTLPAPDQTVITGAYISIKSRNRTRSKEDIRYNVEFVDIEELSCENIKVRERIEFIGYEVSRADLQKNKCHHFIFDSYSLQSLEEMHQKGQKSKFIIKPTSAIVKNHLVTWDENVTLTVEYIPRRKSPPPMATDLKVSNEGGKIKLTWTNPKEEGFVGVYVVRNRFHPPTNPSDGDKLYAGKDNYTYDTFGTAQISKYFAIFSYDDVPNYSEPLRGTWEA; encoded by the coding sequence ATGAAAAAACAGTACCGATCTTACGAACAAACCTGTGAATTTTTAAAAGAATGTGTACGACGCTATCCTAGCTTAATCTCCCTAGAATCCTTGGGTAAAACCTGGGAAAATCGCGACATTATCTTGGCTAAAATTACTTTACATGTAGAGCATGCGGATTTAAAACCCGCCTTGCTTTACACGGGCACTATTCACGCCAGAGAGTGGATAGGCAACGAGTTGGGGGTGAGTTTCATTGAGTACTTACTAGGCCACTACGACACCAACCCCATGGTCTTAGAAGTGCTCACCAAAAACACCCTTTACATCGTACCCTGTCTTAACCCCGATGGGTTTGAGTACAGCCGCAAGCACTTCTCCTTTTGGCGCAAAAACCGCCGTAACAACGGAGATGGGACTTTTGGTGTGGATTTGAACCGCAACTTTAGCGTGGGATTTCAAAAAGTCTCCGACACTTCCTCTAACGTCTACAGTGGCCCCGCACCCTTTTCAGAGCCCGAAACGCAGGCCATCAAAGCCTTTGTAGACGCCCATGAAAACATCACCATCGCCCTTGATTATCACTCTCAGGGAAACGTCTTTTTTCCTGCCCACAAGTTCAACCACGAAGCCGAAATCGAAGGCACAGACCTCAACACCCTATGCGCAAATATGAACTACCACATCCGCAAAGCAACAGGGCGAAAATACGGCATTCACCGGGGAAAACCGCCCAAAAAACTCATTAGCGGGAGTGGGCGAGAGTACTACTACAACAAAGGCATCATCGCTACGGTAGTAGAAGTAGGCACGCGCAATATTCCTGATTTTATGCAAAACATGCGCGAGAGCATTCACGAAAACATCCCCGCGCTCCTTTACGCCCTAAGCGAGGCGCACAACTACTCCACCAACGCGCCAAGGCGGCCTGAGAATTTTTTGCTTCAGCACAAAACTTCCCAAGAAGTCACGCTGGCGTGGGAATACCCCTGTAAAAAAGATATCTATTTTCAACTTTTTCGCAACACCGAAAACAAAGAAGCCTGCAATGAAAGCTCCCTTGTCGGGGTGACTAAAAACCACCATTTTACGGACATTGAACTCTCCAGTGGGACGAATTATTTTTACTACATTCGCGCGGTGGACAACATCACGGGCGTCAAGTCGGCTTTTGCCCCCAAAATGCGGGTGCAAACCTTGCTTGATTCCACAGAATTTCACCGCACCATTTTCCCCACTCCTAGCGACGTGGGCTACACGGCAGAATTTACCAAAGAGCAAAACCGTGCCCATTTTGGACGCAATTCGCTTTTTATCGGCATCAACGAAACCAAGGGCATTAGCTACGGGGTGATTGATTTTAAGCTTGATACTTTGCCGCAAAATGCCATCATCAAAGAGGCGTACCTTTCTCTTTACCCCCTTAACCGCGTCAATGCCAAGATAGAAAAATTTGGCGAGTGGTCGGTTTCGCTCATCGACCGCGAGAGCGTTGGAGACATCACTGACTTTGACCACATCAGCCAAAGCACCGTGATTCAAACCATCGGCACCACGATGCCCTCAGAAACACTCACCCAAGGCATCTGGAGCCATTGGAAATTTAACGAATACGAACGTCGCTTGCTAGAAACCCAACTCCAAACCCACAACGCCCTTTTACTCAAAATCAGCGGGCCTACCAAGCTCCCTTTGGGGCGGGATTCGCAGATGATGATGTTTGACTTGGGGTATGGAAATTTTGGCGGTGGGATTCACTACCGTCCTAACCTGTTCATCAAATACACCTTGCCAAGCCAGTCCCTTCAGATTCCCGTAAATGCCATTGCCACAGTGAGCCTAGACTACACAAAAAATCATCAACTCTCTTGTGGATTTGACAAGGAAAATCAAAAAATCTACGGCTACATGGAATTTAGCCTCGACACGCTTCCCGCGCCCGACCAAACCGTCATCACAGGAGCGTACATTAGCATCAAAAGTCGCAACCGGACACGCAGTAAAGAGGACATCCGCTACAACGTGGAGTTTGTGGACATCGAAGAGCTGAGTTGCGAGAACATCAAAGTTCGAGAGCGCATCGAGTTTATCGGTTATGAAGTGAGCCGAGCCGACTTGCAAAAGAACAAATGCCACCATTTTATCTTTGACAGCTACTCGTTACAATCTCTAGAAGAAATGCACCAAAAGGGGCAAAAAAGCAAATTTATCATCAAGCCTACTTCTGCTATCGTCAAAAACCACCTTGTCACGTGGGATGAAAATGTCACCCTCACCGTAGAGTACATCCCGCGCCGCAAAAGCCCGCCACCCATGGCCACCGACCTCAAAGTTTCCAACGAAGGCGGCAAGATTAAGCTCACATGGACAAACCCCAAGGAAGAAGGATTTGTAGGCGTTTATGTGGTGCGCAATCGCTTCCATCCCCCGACCAACCCTTCCGACGGGGACAAGCTTTACGCGGGTAAAGACAACTACACGTACGACACCTTTGGCACGGCGCAAATTTCCAAGTATTTTGCTATTTTTAGCTACGACGATGTGCCCAACTACAGCGAACCACTTCGCGGCACGTGGGAAGCCTAG
- a CDS encoding DMT family transporter, translating to MEQKNSLYAMLFLAMLCWGGSWVNIKVLSGYIGAYDVVFFRYFITALSMVPIILFLKKSFAIDLRSFGLVVLTSLALIAYMNYFFLGTKYGTASLGGAMVTSLIPINTFLLLALLRVRTITKKDLFALILGALGVLTMLDVWHFDMAQLGAVHNLYFLIASLLWPVVTILSSKATKISPIVFTFYMYVITTAVAWAFFVDVDALDFSTYDGIFWLNMLFIAFGASTFANTIYFLGIERLGAREVSSFIFLVPFAAISLSILFLGESISLSLVIGTALTLFAVKLLNNISLRKRRTRA from the coding sequence ATGGAACAAAAAAACAGCCTCTACGCCATGCTCTTTCTTGCCATGCTTTGTTGGGGCGGGTCGTGGGTAAACATCAAAGTCTTAAGCGGGTACATCGGCGCGTACGATGTGGTCTTTTTTCGCTACTTTATCACCGCGCTTAGTATGGTGCCCATCATCCTTTTTTTGAAAAAATCTTTTGCCATCGACCTAAGAAGCTTTGGCCTTGTGGTGCTCACGTCGCTTGCGCTCATCGCCTACATGAACTACTTTTTTCTAGGCACCAAGTACGGCACTGCGTCCCTTGGCGGGGCGATGGTCACCTCGCTCATCCCCATCAACACCTTTCTCCTCTTGGCACTTTTGCGGGTGCGCACCATCACCAAAAAAGACCTTTTCGCCCTCATTTTAGGCGCCCTTGGCGTACTGACGATGCTGGATGTGTGGCATTTTGACATGGCGCAACTTGGCGCGGTGCATAATCTTTACTTTCTCATCGCTTCGCTACTGTGGCCCGTGGTGACTATCCTCAGCTCCAAGGCGACCAAGATTTCGCCCATCGTTTTTACCTTTTACATGTACGTCATCACCACGGCAGTGGCTTGGGCGTTTTTTGTGGATGTGGACGCCCTTGATTTTTCTACCTATGATGGGATTTTTTGGCTCAATATGCTCTTCATCGCCTTTGGCGCTTCAACCTTTGCCAACACTATCTATTTCCTCGGCATCGAACGCTTGGGCGCTAGAGAAGTAAGCTCCTTTATCTTCCTCGTCCCCTTCGCCGCCATTAGCCTCAGCATCCTTTTCCTAGGCGAATCCATCAGCCTCTCACTCGTCATCGGAACGGCACTAACACTCTTTGCGGTGAAACTGTTGAACAACATCAGCTTGCGCAAAAGACGCACAAGGGCGTGA
- a CDS encoding GGDEF domain-containing protein, whose translation MKQNQHKLPNEFVKKVKDALINKESLEGELQERTVDGKERWYQNSVMPILDDDGKEIGEVIVRYDITQKKVFEKLAVTDPLTLLYNRRHFNEILTREINRAKRENSTLSFIILDIDYFKKYNDSNGHKAGDTALINVANALKSALQRGGDFAFRLGGEEFGIIFSREGREKSLEFAESIRKKIEDLKIPHSASEVSKYITISLGLLHVDFSEINVNEDGFYSMADDALYIAKKEGRNRVVIHENDDLELF comes from the coding sequence ATGAAACAAAATCAACATAAACTACCCAACGAATTTGTCAAAAAAGTAAAAGACGCCCTCATCAACAAAGAGTCTCTTGAGGGCGAACTCCAAGAGAGAACAGTGGATGGGAAAGAGCGCTGGTACCAAAACAGCGTGATGCCCATTTTGGATGATGATGGCAAGGAGATTGGTGAAGTTATCGTCAGATATGACATAACGCAAAAAAAAGTTTTTGAAAAACTAGCAGTTACTGACCCGCTGACCTTACTGTACAACAGAAGGCATTTTAATGAAATTTTGACAAGAGAGATTAACCGAGCAAAAAGAGAAAACAGCACGCTCTCTTTTATCATTTTAGATATTGACTATTTTAAAAAATACAATGATTCAAATGGACACAAGGCTGGCGACACTGCCCTGATAAATGTCGCCAATGCCCTTAAAAGCGCACTCCAAAGGGGAGGGGATTTTGCTTTTAGGCTTGGAGGAGAGGAGTTTGGCATCATCTTCTCAAGAGAAGGCAGGGAAAAATCATTGGAATTTGCAGAGTCGATAAGAAAAAAGATTGAAGATTTAAAAATACCCCACTCCGCCTCAGAAGTCTCCAAATACATTACCATCTCCCTTGGGTTGTTACATGTAGATTTTTCTGAGATTAATGTCAACGAAGATGGCTTTTACTCCATGGCCGATGACGCACTTTACATTGCAAAAAAAGAGGGGAGAAACAGGGTGGTGATTCACGAAAATGACGACCTTGAACTCTTCTAA
- a CDS encoding ATP-grasp domain-containing protein has product MKTRTIGMWLYQNSGGEAIQKKLVKQLKERGIETITGLNLRNAVAKNGTIYCNSDNGKGKAVKMNKLDLFFSYNAGEQTQYQMFLYKALNRIMPTINNYEAFELTEDKFQTSFLLRNHGVLTADYRLCHRDDGRFLSKILKKWDKMVYKPTDGWGGVGLTKIENEASLDMLMPFLNQMDLRFFYVEKFIDYDKTDYRVDIVDNTFIGCYGRKAGGSDWRTNISSGGSVFLREPEPAVIELALKAAKITGLEIAGVDIIYDRKKEEYVVLEVNGIPAFATPEQEKVGLDFNGKKIELIAELIDKKTQH; this is encoded by the coding sequence ATGAAAACGCGCACCATTGGCATGTGGCTTTACCAAAACAGCGGCGGCGAAGCCATTCAGAAAAAATTGGTCAAACAGCTCAAAGAACGGGGAATTGAAACTATCACAGGACTCAATCTGCGCAACGCTGTTGCAAAAAACGGCACCATTTACTGTAACAGCGATAACGGCAAAGGAAAAGCGGTCAAAATGAACAAACTTGACCTCTTTTTTTCCTATAATGCAGGGGAGCAAACACAGTATCAAATGTTTCTCTACAAAGCGCTCAATCGCATCATGCCCACTATTAACAATTACGAAGCCTTTGAACTCACTGAAGACAAATTTCAAACCTCTTTTTTGTTGCGCAACCACGGGGTTTTGACCGCTGATTATAGGCTTTGCCATCGCGACGATGGGCGTTTTTTGTCAAAAATCCTCAAAAAATGGGACAAGATGGTCTACAAACCCACCGACGGCTGGGGTGGGGTGGGGCTTACCAAGATTGAAAACGAAGCCAGTTTGGACATGCTGATGCCCTTTCTAAATCAAATGGATTTGCGCTTTTTTTACGTGGAAAAATTTATTGACTATGACAAGACCGATTACCGCGTGGACATCGTGGACAACACCTTCATAGGATGCTACGGACGAAAGGCGGGCGGGAGCGACTGGCGCACCAACATTAGCAGTGGCGGGAGCGTCTTTTTGCGCGAGCCCGAACCTGCCGTAATCGAACTGGCACTAAAAGCCGCTAAAATTACGGGGCTTGAAATTGCAGGGGTAGACATCATCTATGACCGCAAAAAAGAAGAGTACGTGGTGCTAGAAGTTAATGGCATCCCTGCTTTTGCCACTCCCGAGCAAGAAAAAGTGGGGTTGGATTTTAATGGCAAAAAAATTGAACTCATCGCTGAACTTATCGACAAAAAAACACAACACTAG
- a CDS encoding Eco57I restriction-modification methylase domain-containing protein has product MMSIFTPSVLKSVSQDEGNVALAWAKFQAFLAKVDHIKHFKEEEYQDGFLKDIFENCLGYTLKTSSPENFTLEREKKNETDGKKADGVIYADGKVIGVIELKDQKTKNLDAIEPQAFNYHNSHSHSRYIILSNFDELRFYIDKKTEYEVFKLFDLNYEGFKKLHLLLSFESIRTHLPLQLKEKSAHFEQHISKALYKDFSAFRAHLFGDIRHHNPDLDPSHLLRLTQKLCDRIVFILFAEDRGLLAPNTINEIITEFKNQKFTNFVLYDMYKNYFDAINEGNARLKIPKYNGGLFAKDEQLDSLVISDNALDMEAQKLSSYDFASDVSVNILGHIFEQSLTDLEEIQANIEHTDFDKTKSKRKKDGVFYTPEYITKYIVQNTLGALCEEKKEALHVKHVTPPKNSKRPTKEEAKTKEALQHYKEWLLHVKVLDPACGSGAFLTQALEYLIKEHKELQEKLTIMGDITAYYDIEASVLENNLYGVDINEDAVEIAKLSLWLRTAQKGRELTKLADKIKCANSLLDMPFPENSFDVVIGNPPYVRVQGLKSNYEDEAKLYEAKYQSATGNYDIYALFLEMSFGMLKPTGKLSYILPHKFLISDFGSGLRGFLAENKAVESLLHFGSEMVFEDASTYTCIITLSHGNEQLKFKSISPKDISDDFKYDTIGYEKLGSDKWNLSNNEILTVLEKLNQQPLKVKDVFAKIFVGLQTSGDDVYLLLQTK; this is encoded by the coding sequence ATGATGAGCATTTTTACGCCCTCGGTATTAAAAAGTGTTTCCCAAGATGAGGGCAACGTCGCCCTTGCGTGGGCAAAGTTCCAAGCGTTTTTGGCCAAAGTTGACCACATTAAACACTTCAAAGAAGAAGAGTATCAAGACGGCTTTTTAAAAGACATCTTTGAAAACTGCCTTGGCTACACCCTCAAAACCTCCAGCCCCGAAAACTTCACCCTAGAGCGTGAGAAAAAAAACGAAACCGACGGCAAAAAAGCCGATGGCGTGATCTACGCAGACGGTAAAGTCATCGGAGTGATAGAACTCAAAGACCAAAAGACCAAAAACCTCGATGCCATCGAACCCCAAGCCTTTAATTACCACAACTCGCACAGCCATTCGCGCTACATCATCCTCTCAAATTTTGACGAGTTGCGCTTTTATATTGACAAAAAAACCGAATACGAAGTGTTTAAACTGTTTGACTTAAACTACGAAGGGTTTAAAAAACTCCATTTGCTCTTAAGCTTTGAGAGCATCCGCACCCATCTACCCCTCCAGCTCAAAGAAAAATCCGCACACTTTGAACAGCACATCTCAAAAGCCCTCTACAAAGACTTTAGCGCCTTTCGCGCCCACTTGTTTGGCGACATTCGCCACCACAACCCAGACCTCGACCCAAGCCACCTTTTGCGCCTCACGCAAAAGCTCTGTGACCGCATTGTGTTCATTCTCTTTGCCGAAGACAGAGGGCTTTTAGCACCCAACACTATCAACGAAATCATCACCGAGTTTAAAAATCAAAAATTTACTAATTTTGTGCTTTACGACATGTACAAAAACTACTTTGATGCTATCAATGAAGGCAATGCTAGGCTTAAAATTCCAAAATACAACGGCGGACTTTTTGCCAAAGATGAGCAGTTGGACTCTTTGGTTATTAGCGACAATGCCCTAGACATGGAAGCCCAAAAGCTCAGTAGCTATGATTTTGCCAGTGATGTGAGTGTCAATATCTTGGGACATATCTTTGAACAAAGCCTCACCGACCTAGAAGAAATCCAAGCCAACATCGAGCACACCGACTTTGACAAAACCAAATCAAAACGCAAAAAAGACGGCGTTTTCTACACGCCCGAATACATCACCAAGTACATCGTCCAAAACACGCTAGGCGCACTATGCGAAGAGAAAAAAGAAGCCTTACATGTAAAGCACGTCACCCCACCCAAAAACAGCAAACGCCCCACCAAAGAAGAAGCCAAAACCAAAGAAGCCCTACAACACTACAAAGAGTGGCTCTTACATGTAAAGGTGCTTGACCCCGCGTGCGGAAGCGGCGCGTTCCTCACCCAAGCCCTAGAGTACCTCATCAAAGAACACAAAGAACTCCAAGAAAAACTCACCATCATGGGCGACATCACCGCGTACTATGACATCGAAGCTTCTGTACTAGAAAACAACCTCTACGGCGTGGACATCAACGAAGATGCCGTAGAGATAGCCAAACTCAGCCTCTGGCTCCGCACCGCCCAAAAGGGCAGGGAGCTGACAAAACTGGCAGATAAAATCAAATGCGCCAACTCACTATTAGACATGCCATTTCCTGAAAATAGCTTTGATGTAGTGATTGGCAATCCACCGTATGTGCGCGTGCAAGGACTTAAAAGCAACTACGAAGATGAAGCGAAACTCTACGAAGCAAAATACCAAAGCGCAACGGGAAACTATGACATTTACGCACTCTTTTTAGAGATGAGTTTTGGCATGTTAAAACCAACAGGAAAGCTAAGCTATATCTTGCCTCATAAGTTTTTGATTTCAGATTTTGGAAGTGGACTAAGAGGCTTTTTGGCGGAGAATAAAGCGGTTGAAAGTTTGCTCCATTTTGGCAGTGAGATGGTCTTTGAAGATGCGTCAACCTATACATGTATCATCACACTTTCCCATGGAAACGAACAACTCAAGTTTAAATCTATCAGCCCAAAAGATATTTCTGATGATTTTAAATACGATACCATCGGCTACGAAAAACTAGGAAGCGACAAATGGAATCTCTCCAATAATGAGATTTTGACGGTGCTGGAAAAACTCAACCAACAACCTTTAAAAGTCAAAGATGTTTTTGCAAAAATATTTGTGGGACTACAAACGAGTGGCGATGATGTGTATCTACTTTTGCAAACAAAAG
- a CDS encoding M20 family metallopeptidase codes for MHYLQDLETLCCINSYTKNKAGVDKVGQQMQAWLVPLGFSVTTFTRETLGNHLLFQTPHKEGAKILLLGHNDTVFAPETFETFSHDEAWVYGPGVCDMKGGNIVALEALRETHKRFGTLYNVDFFLVSDEETGSDDSKALTLELAKSYDYCFVFEAAGKNLEVVTGRKGVGTYTLHVKGKAAHAGVRYTEGINANLEAAYKLQALTALTNLEEGTTVNVGTIQGGVGANTISPHCEMLLEIRFANEKEKQRLLHALEEITNHAFVPGTSATCKGLIQRDVMEPNAAQAAFIQTLETLCQHPIPTEKRGGVSDANHVASCGVVTLDGMGPFGDGDHTVHERALKSSFNQRITMMSHILAWHQEHQEFK; via the coding sequence ATGCACTACCTTCAAGACCTAGAAACCCTATGCTGCATCAACTCTTACACCAAAAATAAAGCAGGTGTAGACAAGGTAGGCCAACAGATGCAAGCGTGGCTTGTCCCTTTGGGATTTAGCGTGACCACCTTTACAAGAGAAACCCTAGGAAACCATCTCTTGTTTCAAACCCCCCATAAAGAGGGGGCAAAAATCTTGCTTTTGGGCCACAACGACACGGTCTTTGCGCCAGAAACCTTTGAAACCTTTAGCCACGATGAAGCGTGGGTCTATGGCCCAGGAGTTTGTGACATGAAAGGGGGCAATATCGTCGCTCTTGAAGCCTTGCGAGAAACCCACAAGCGTTTTGGAACGCTTTATAATGTGGATTTTTTCCTCGTGAGCGATGAAGAAACAGGTAGTGATGATAGTAAGGCTTTAACTTTGGAGTTGGCTAAGAGCTATGATTATTGCTTTGTGTTTGAAGCGGCGGGTAAAAACCTCGAAGTGGTCACAGGCAGAAAAGGGGTGGGAACATACACCTTACATGTAAAAGGCAAAGCCGCCCACGCAGGGGTGCGTTACACTGAGGGCATTAACGCCAACCTAGAAGCCGCTTACAAACTCCAAGCCCTCACCGCCCTTACGAACCTAGAGGAAGGCACTACGGTCAATGTAGGCACTATCCAAGGAGGCGTTGGCGCCAACACCATCAGTCCCCATTGCGAGATGCTCCTTGAAATCCGCTTTGCCAACGAAAAAGAAAAACAGCGCTTGCTCCACGCCCTAGAGGAGATCACCAACCATGCCTTTGTGCCAGGGACAAGCGCTACATGTAAAGGGCTCATTCAACGTGACGTGATGGAGCCAAATGCTGCGCAAGCCGCCTTTATCCAAACCCTCGAAACCCTTTGTCAACATCCTATCCCCACCGAAAAACGCGGAGGCGTGAGCGATGCGAACCACGTGGCTTCTTGCGGCGTGGTGACACTGGATGGCATGGGGCCTTTTGGGGACGGAGACCATACGGTACACGAACGGGCGCTAAAATCAAGCTTTAACCAACGCATCACCATGATGAGTCACATCCTCGCATGGCACCAAGAACATCAGGAGTTCAAATGA